A region from the Altererythrobacter sp. H2 genome encodes:
- the grxD gene encoding Grx4 family monothiol glutaredoxin has translation MSDANARISSIVNGSDVVLFMKGTPLFPQCGFSSKAVAILDHCGVAYESVDVLQDQEIRQGIKAFSDWPTIPQLYVKGEFLGGSDIMMEMYEAGELQQLMLEKEVARA, from the coding sequence ATGTCCGACGCCAACGCGCGCATTTCATCCATCGTCAACGGCAGCGATGTCGTGCTGTTCATGAAGGGAACACCGCTGTTCCCGCAGTGCGGTTTCTCCAGCAAGGCAGTGGCGATCCTCGACCATTGCGGCGTCGCCTATGAGAGCGTCGATGTGCTGCAGGATCAGGAGATCCGTCAGGGCATCAAGGCCTTTTCCGACTGGCCAACGATCCCGCAACTCTACGTCAAGGGCGAGTTCCTGGGCGGGAGCGACATCATGATGGAAATGTACGAAGCCGGCGAACTGCAGCAGCTGATGCTGGAGAAGGAAGTCGCCCGCGCCTGA
- a CDS encoding TrbG/VirB9 family P-type conjugative transfer protein, with the protein MTRAKARAGFAAPLCALALVLAATPALADARLVERMYDPAAVVKIEGRTKVQATIQFGDDESIENVAIGDSASWQVTPNKRANLLFVKPLEATASTNMTVVTNKRTYLFDLVANPRARPLYVLKFTYPDEPEEETLLAGPVEVADPTEMAAATDPYAVVDPAQLNFAWAVKGDRGLVPERTYDDGTATFLAWPAGAPVPAILVKDADGTEGPVNFTVRGDVIVVDGVPREIVLRSGDNAATLTNTGPVRPAPTSSALPRAASGPAAAQSMPGEG; encoded by the coding sequence ATGACCCGCGCCAAAGCCCGCGCCGGCTTCGCCGCACCTCTTTGCGCGTTGGCGCTCGTTCTTGCCGCGACCCCGGCCCTGGCGGATGCCCGCCTGGTCGAGCGGATGTACGATCCCGCTGCCGTGGTGAAGATCGAAGGGCGGACCAAGGTCCAGGCCACGATCCAGTTCGGCGATGACGAATCGATCGAGAATGTTGCCATCGGCGATTCCGCTTCGTGGCAGGTCACCCCCAACAAGCGGGCCAACCTGCTGTTCGTAAAGCCGCTCGAAGCGACCGCTTCGACCAACATGACCGTGGTGACCAACAAGCGCACGTATCTGTTCGACCTCGTCGCCAACCCGCGCGCCCGGCCGCTTTACGTGCTCAAGTTCACCTATCCCGACGAGCCGGAGGAAGAGACGCTGCTGGCCGGCCCGGTGGAAGTGGCCGATCCGACCGAAATGGCCGCTGCCACCGATCCTTATGCGGTGGTCGATCCGGCCCAGCTCAATTTTGCCTGGGCCGTGAAGGGTGATCGCGGGCTGGTGCCTGAGCGCACGTATGATGACGGTACGGCCACCTTCCTGGCCTGGCCTGCCGGGGCGCCGGTGCCTGCGATCCTGGTCAAGGATGCGGATGGTACCGAGGGCCCGGTCAACTTCACCGTGCGCGGCGACGTGATCGTGGTGGACGGGGTGCCGCGGGAAATCGTGCTGCGATCGGGTGACAATGCGGCGACGCTGACCAACACCGGCCCGGTCCGTCCGGCCCCGACCAGCTCTGCCTTGCCGCGCGCGGCGAGCGGGCCGGCGGCCGCCCAGTCAATGCCAGGAGAAGGATAA
- the virB11 gene encoding P-type DNA transfer ATPase VirB11, with translation MSADIHPLQTSPASGRAMTEGERSVYLDAYLAPFRRWLDRDTVTEIMVNRPGEVWIEDASDPGMKRIETPEIDDRLVQRLAEQVARVSHQGINREHPLLGATLPDGARVQFCGPPAARKHWVMAIRRHRRLDLPLDAYDAGPLAPITRGAMPDPQAEPIAFLRAAIRQRRTILISGGTSTGKTTFLNAMLGEIPREERVVLVEDTPELRLPGENGVGLVAVKGELGEAKVTANELLQAALRLRPDRIVLGELRGAESVSFLRAINTGHPGSFSTIHANSLRGALEQLALMVMQTGIGLTRADTIAYAASVIDVVVQLGRDARGKRTITQIAESATLLENIA, from the coding sequence ATGAGCGCCGATATCCATCCTCTCCAGACCTCTCCGGCGAGCGGCAGGGCGATGACCGAAGGCGAGCGCAGCGTCTATCTTGACGCCTATCTCGCCCCGTTCCGGCGCTGGCTGGACCGGGATACGGTGACCGAGATCATGGTCAACCGGCCGGGCGAGGTGTGGATCGAGGATGCGAGCGATCCGGGCATGAAGCGGATCGAGACGCCGGAAATCGACGATCGGCTGGTGCAGCGCCTGGCCGAACAGGTGGCGCGCGTCAGCCACCAGGGGATCAATCGCGAGCATCCGCTGCTGGGCGCAACCTTGCCCGATGGCGCACGCGTGCAGTTCTGCGGGCCGCCGGCGGCGCGCAAGCACTGGGTCATGGCCATCCGGCGCCACCGGCGGCTCGACCTGCCGCTGGATGCCTATGATGCCGGTCCGCTCGCCCCGATAACGCGCGGTGCCATGCCGGATCCGCAGGCCGAGCCGATTGCCTTCCTGCGCGCGGCCATCCGCCAGCGGCGCACGATCCTGATCTCGGGCGGCACCAGCACCGGCAAGACCACCTTCCTCAACGCCATGCTGGGCGAAATCCCGCGCGAGGAGCGTGTGGTGCTGGTGGAAGACACGCCCGAATTGCGCCTGCCGGGCGAAAACGGGGTCGGGCTGGTCGCGGTGAAAGGCGAGCTGGGCGAAGCCAAGGTGACCGCCAACGAACTGCTCCAGGCGGCACTGCGCCTGCGGCCGGACCGGATCGTGCTGGGCGAGCTGCGCGGCGCGGAAAGCGTCAGCTTCCTGCGCGCGATCAACACTGGCCATCCGGGCAGTTTCTCCACCATCCATGCCAACAGCTTGCGCGGTGCGCTCGAACAACTGGCGCTGATGGTGATGCAGACCGGCATCGGCCTGACCCGCGCCGACACCATTGCCTATGCTGCCTCGGTGATTGACGTCGTGGTCCAGCTGGGGCGCGATGCCCGGGGCAAGCGCACCATTACCCAGATTGCCGAAAGCGCGACGCTGCTGGAGAACATCGCCTGA
- a CDS encoding BolA family protein produces MPMSAAEIESAITDALPGAEVTMTDLAGDNDHWAARVVAPQFAGKNRVQQHKMVYDALGGRMGGVLHALQLTTAAPTS; encoded by the coding sequence ATGCCGATGAGCGCCGCCGAGATCGAAAGCGCGATCACCGATGCCCTGCCGGGCGCGGAAGTCACCATGACCGACCTGGCGGGCGATAACGACCACTGGGCCGCACGCGTGGTTGCGCCGCAGTTCGCGGGCAAGAACCGGGTGCAGCAGCACAAGATGGTCTATGATGCGCTCGGCGGGCGGATGGGCGGAGTGCTGCATGCCTTACAACTGACCACCGCCGCACCCACTTCCTGA
- a CDS encoding Ppx/GppA family phosphatase: MTGLGTRKADRDGAFSGNRPQRAIIDIGSNSVRMVLYGGSLRAPDTLFNEKVMARLGAGMKKGKLAPQSVALAMRGLRRWAQILSDLGITDVDTVATAAVRDAVDGEAFLDQVRAIGLAPRVLSGEEEARVSARGVQGAFPGAIGAVADLGGGSLELVRIGDGEVARGVSLPLGSLRLAAYAEGNFDDTVRRLAKVIRDAGWNEALPGPLYLVGGSWRALAVQALYQRRSVLTDPHGLELARKDARRLARKVAGMTPEVLRRNPRLSSSRADSLPLTGPLLEALLDRLKPERVVFSSWGLREGLLFDRLPYEQQAQDPLLAGISVFANMRGCPPTLATRVAGWTVDAMPPGWPGSERVRLAATSLALASMQVEPNLRIGLGIDWALQKRWIGVTGEERALMAAAIAANGNQCALPVQVTSLARKERLEAAICWGLAIRLCRRLGGRSRASLQATRLTVEGGTLVLQIDEGRASLFGPPNEKDFALLAGRMGLKPEFRLARNDSAVAD; encoded by the coding sequence ATGACTGGGCTGGGCACACGCAAGGCTGACCGCGACGGGGCCTTCTCCGGTAACCGGCCGCAGCGGGCGATCATCGACATCGGATCGAACTCGGTCCGCATGGTGCTGTATGGCGGGTCGCTGCGCGCGCCCGATACCCTGTTCAACGAGAAGGTCATGGCTCGGCTGGGTGCCGGGATGAAGAAAGGCAAGCTCGCGCCGCAGTCAGTGGCGCTGGCGATGCGCGGGCTCCGGCGATGGGCGCAGATCCTGTCTGACCTGGGCATTACCGACGTCGACACCGTGGCCACGGCCGCCGTGCGCGATGCGGTGGATGGTGAGGCCTTCCTCGACCAGGTCCGCGCCATCGGGCTGGCCCCGCGCGTGCTGTCGGGCGAGGAAGAGGCGCGCGTTTCGGCCCGGGGCGTGCAGGGCGCCTTCCCCGGGGCGATTGGCGCGGTGGCCGATCTGGGCGGCGGCAGCCTGGAACTGGTCCGGATTGGCGACGGCGAAGTCGCGCGCGGGGTCAGCCTGCCGCTCGGCTCGCTCCGGCTGGCCGCTTATGCCGAAGGGAATTTCGACGATACCGTGCGGCGGCTGGCGAAGGTGATCCGTGATGCAGGCTGGAATGAGGCCTTGCCCGGTCCGCTCTACCTGGTCGGCGGCAGCTGGCGCGCGCTGGCGGTGCAGGCGCTGTACCAGCGGCGCAGCGTGCTGACCGACCCGCATGGACTGGAACTGGCGCGCAAGGATGCCCGGCGCCTCGCCCGCAAGGTGGCCGGGATGACGCCTGAGGTCCTGCGCCGCAACCCGCGCCTGTCGTCGAGCCGGGCGGACAGCCTGCCGCTGACCGGCCCCCTGCTGGAGGCGCTGCTTGACCGGTTGAAGCCTGAGCGGGTGGTCTTTTCTTCCTGGGGCCTGCGCGAAGGGCTGCTGTTCGACCGGCTGCCTTACGAGCAGCAGGCGCAGGACCCGTTGCTGGCCGGCATATCGGTGTTTGCCAACATGCGCGGCTGCCCGCCCACCCTCGCCACCCGAGTGGCCGGATGGACAGTCGATGCCATGCCGCCAGGCTGGCCCGGCTCGGAGCGGGTGCGCCTTGCCGCGACCAGCCTCGCGCTAGCCTCGATGCAGGTCGAGCCCAACCTGCGGATTGGCCTCGGCATTGACTGGGCGCTGCAGAAGCGGTGGATCGGCGTGACGGGAGAGGAGCGCGCGCTGATGGCCGCTGCCATCGCCGCGAACGGCAATCAGTGCGCTTTGCCGGTGCAGGTCACGTCGCTGGCGCGCAAGGAGCGGCTTGAGGCGGCGATCTGCTGGGGCCTGGCCATCCGCCTGTGCCGCCGCCTGGGCGGCCGGTCGCGCGCCTCGCTCCAGGCCACCCGCCTGACGGTGGAAGGGGGCACGCTGGTGCTCCAGATCGACGAAGGCCGTGCCAGCCTGTTCGGCCCGCCGAACGAGAAGGATTTTGCGCTGCTCGCTGGCCGGATGGGCCTCAAACCGGAGTTCCGGCTGGCCCGGAATGATTCAGCGGTAGCTGACTGA
- a CDS encoding queuosine precursor transporter, which yields MDQTPIRVETGAGAPRTFRHFDLVMAAFVAILLLSNVIGAAKLAAMPVPFWPEGWWPAPDGLFVFGAGILFFPVSYVIGDILTEVYGYERARRCIWTGFAALVFMAFMSWAVVAMPPAASWTGQSAYESVFGQVPRIVLASILAFWAGEFVNAFVLARMKVWTQGKALWSRTIGSTFVGQAVDSAIFYPVAFLGVWETRDVIIVMVTNWVLKVVWEAVLTPVTYVVVGRLKRSEGVDLYDTATDFSPFARSDRT from the coding sequence ATGGACCAGACCCCGATCCGCGTCGAAACCGGCGCCGGTGCCCCGCGCACGTTCCGCCATTTCGACCTAGTGATGGCGGCCTTCGTCGCCATCCTGCTGCTGTCCAACGTCATCGGTGCGGCCAAGCTGGCCGCCATGCCGGTGCCGTTCTGGCCGGAGGGCTGGTGGCCCGCACCCGATGGCCTGTTCGTATTCGGCGCAGGGATCCTGTTCTTCCCGGTCAGCTATGTGATCGGCGACATCCTGACCGAGGTCTACGGCTACGAGCGGGCCCGCCGCTGCATCTGGACCGGCTTTGCCGCACTGGTGTTCATGGCCTTCATGAGCTGGGCCGTGGTCGCCATGCCCCCGGCCGCCAGCTGGACCGGGCAATCCGCTTACGAAAGCGTGTTCGGCCAGGTGCCGCGGATCGTGCTCGCCTCGATCCTGGCGTTCTGGGCGGGCGAATTCGTCAACGCCTTCGTGCTCGCGCGGATGAAAGTGTGGACGCAGGGCAAGGCACTGTGGAGCCGCACGATCGGATCGACCTTTGTCGGGCAGGCAGTGGACAGCGCGATCTTCTACCCGGTCGCCTTCCTCGGCGTGTGGGAAACCCGCGATGTGATCATCGTGATGGTCACCAACTGGGTGCTCAAGGTCGTGTGGGAAGCAGTGCTGACGCCGGTCACCTATGTGGTGGTGGGGCGTCTCAAGCGGTCAGAGGGCGTGGACCTCTACGACACCGCAACCGATTTCTCGCCATTCGCCCGCAGCGACAGGACTTGA
- a CDS encoding DUF1476 domain-containing protein: MTDFKDRERAEEAKFALDADTAFRVAARRNRLLGEWAAGEMNLTAEETDSYRKAVVQADFEEAGDEDVIRKLLGDLTAAGCDVSEAEIRAKLEEKAVEARRQLMSES, translated from the coding sequence ATGACCGATTTCAAAGACCGCGAACGGGCCGAAGAAGCCAAGTTTGCCCTCGATGCCGATACTGCTTTCCGCGTCGCCGCGCGCCGCAACCGCCTGCTGGGCGAATGGGCCGCTGGCGAGATGAACCTCACGGCAGAAGAAACCGATTCCTACCGCAAGGCGGTGGTCCAGGCCGATTTCGAGGAAGCGGGTGACGAAGACGTGATCCGCAAGCTGCTGGGTGATCTGACCGCCGCAGGCTGCGACGTCAGCGAAGCCGAAATCCGCGCCAAGTTGGAGGAAAAGGCCGTCGAAGCCCGCCGCCAGCTGATGAGCGAGAGCTGA
- a CDS encoding RNA degradosome polyphosphate kinase, with amino-acid sequence MLTQPDSGGEPTSSTALPADASVRYVNRELSWLAFNERVLAEASNETYPLLERLRFLSISGSNLDEFMMIRVAGLVGQMQRKIRSTSIDGQTPSQQLAAIRERVMALHRDQRRVWSELRTGLGEQGIHVADEERLGQPAYEWLRSHFVEEVAPVLTPQAIDPAHPFPFVANGGLGVLFTLKRESDGEAMEAMVLLPPALPRFVRVPDDKVGAKAGAKAEEGAIYISLESLVRRFADHLFPGFAIVGDCVFRVIRDSDIEIEEEAEDLVRTFRSAIQRRRRGQVIQLELEDLSDPDDAQLLREQLGLRDALVVESEWLVGIAGLAAVVEEDRPDLKFPPYAPRYPERIMEHDGDCFSAIRAKDIVIHHPYESFEVVVDFLRQAAADPDVVAIKQTLYRAGNQSPVIAALIAAAEAGKSVTAVVEIKARFDEEQNLMWASQLERAGVQVIYGFVDWKTHAKVSLVVRREEGRLRTYCHFGTGNYHPTNARIYTDLSFFTADPAFGRDAARLFNFVTGYIEPHKTERLVIAPLALREKLYELIDTEIANARVGKPAAIWTKLNSLTDEGLIDRLYAASEAGVDIQLVVRGICSLRAGVPGLSENIRVKSIIGRFLEHSRIWAFGAGYRLPSQRAKVFISSADGMGRNLDRRVEVMLPVTNRTVHDQILQQVLVANLLDTEQSWECDPDGIYRRMAPGEHPFNLHRYFMTNPSLSGRGGAAEAAGVPKLALKRGAT; translated from the coding sequence ATGCTAACCCAGCCTGACAGTGGTGGAGAGCCAACCAGCAGTACAGCCCTGCCTGCTGACGCCAGCGTGCGCTACGTCAACCGTGAGCTGAGCTGGCTGGCGTTCAACGAACGGGTTCTGGCCGAAGCCTCGAACGAGACCTATCCGCTGCTTGAACGGCTGCGCTTCCTGTCGATTTCCGGCAGCAACCTTGATGAATTCATGATGATCCGCGTTGCCGGCCTGGTGGGCCAGATGCAGCGCAAGATCCGCTCCACTTCGATCGACGGACAGACTCCATCGCAGCAGCTCGCCGCCATCCGCGAGCGGGTGATGGCGCTGCACCGCGATCAGCGCCGGGTCTGGTCCGAATTGCGCACTGGTCTGGGCGAACAGGGCATCCACGTGGCGGATGAGGAACGGCTGGGCCAACCGGCTTACGAGTGGCTTCGCAGCCATTTCGTGGAAGAGGTTGCCCCGGTGCTGACCCCGCAGGCGATCGATCCGGCCCACCCGTTTCCGTTCGTTGCCAATGGCGGGCTGGGGGTACTGTTCACCCTCAAGCGCGAGTCCGATGGCGAGGCGATGGAAGCGATGGTGCTGCTGCCGCCGGCTTTGCCGCGATTTGTCCGCGTGCCCGACGACAAGGTGGGTGCCAAAGCAGGCGCCAAAGCAGAGGAAGGCGCGATCTATATCAGCCTTGAAAGCCTGGTGCGGCGCTTTGCCGACCACCTGTTCCCCGGCTTCGCGATTGTCGGCGACTGCGTGTTCCGGGTGATCCGCGACAGCGATATCGAGATCGAGGAAGAAGCCGAAGATCTGGTTCGCACCTTCCGCAGCGCAATCCAGCGTCGCCGCCGGGGGCAGGTGATCCAGCTGGAGCTGGAGGATCTGAGCGATCCGGACGATGCCCAGTTACTCCGCGAACAGTTGGGCCTGCGCGATGCGCTGGTGGTTGAAAGCGAATGGCTGGTCGGGATCGCCGGCCTTGCCGCAGTGGTCGAGGAAGACCGGCCCGACCTCAAGTTCCCGCCTTATGCCCCGCGCTATCCCGAGCGGATCATGGAGCATGATGGCGACTGCTTTTCCGCCATCCGGGCGAAGGATATTGTCATCCACCACCCCTACGAGAGCTTCGAGGTGGTGGTCGATTTCCTGCGCCAGGCGGCGGCCGACCCGGACGTGGTGGCCATCAAGCAGACGCTTTATCGCGCGGGCAACCAGTCCCCGGTGATCGCGGCGCTGATTGCGGCGGCCGAAGCGGGCAAGTCCGTCACCGCCGTGGTCGAGATCAAGGCCCGGTTCGACGAGGAGCAGAACCTGATGTGGGCCAGCCAGCTGGAGCGGGCGGGCGTCCAGGTGATCTACGGCTTCGTCGACTGGAAGACCCACGCCAAGGTATCGCTGGTGGTGCGGCGCGAAGAGGGCCGCTTGCGGACCTACTGCCATTTCGGCACCGGCAACTATCATCCGACCAATGCGCGGATCTACACCGATCTCAGCTTCTTTACCGCCGATCCCGCCTTCGGGCGTGATGCCGCCCGGTTGTTCAATTTCGTCACCGGCTACATCGAGCCGCACAAGACCGAGCGGCTGGTGATCGCCCCGCTGGCGCTGCGGGAAAAGCTGTATGAACTGATCGACACCGAGATTGCCAACGCCCGCGTCGGCAAGCCGGCGGCCATCTGGACCAAGCTCAACTCGCTGACCGACGAGGGCCTGATCGACCGGCTTTATGCCGCAAGCGAAGCCGGGGTCGATATCCAGCTGGTGGTCCGCGGGATCTGTTCCTTGCGCGCAGGCGTGCCCGGACTGTCGGAGAATATCCGGGTCAAGTCGATCATCGGGCGGTTCCTCGAACACAGCCGGATCTGGGCCTTCGGGGCTGGCTACCGCCTGCCTTCGCAGCGGGCCAAGGTGTTCATTTCGTCGGCTGACGGCATGGGCCGCAACCTCGACCGGCGGGTCGAGGTCATGCTGCCGGTCACCAACCGCACCGTGCATGACCAGATCCTGCAGCAGGTGCTGGTTGCCAACCTGCTCGATACCGAACAGAGCTGGGAATGCGATCCCGATGGGATCTATCGCCGGATGGCGCCGGGCGAGCACCCGTTCAACCTGCACCGCTATTTCATGACCAACCCCTCGCTTTCAGGCCGGGGCGGGGCGGCTGAGGCGGCAGGGGTGCCGAAACTCGCGCTGAAAAGAGGAGCGACATGA
- a CDS encoding type IV secretion system protein produces MSVTCQQAMEGVGAGVAASLRAVDCIANDVTTQTFGRLFAPGGSLVPVLTILLTLYVAFFAISLLLGRSNLGVRALVPRMITLGLVLTFATSWLAYQSVVWNLAIGGPDWLATTVTGSDGSATTLFADKLDVVFAAIQQASQGQEGDVSAFSPAGIMWLGAMLLLLGTVGVLVTARIALAVLVALGPIFVVMALFDGTRGLFAGWLKGVVMLALTPVFAVIGGSVMLEIAVPVLGSLSSAPGQINAQAAMAFFLIGAVHCALMVMVIKVAGTMVGGWTVFGLARDKALHDERPPVPVLPQVPLAQPVAEAGQAQAAGVAQNRRIDVSAMPVAMPANDSGPGAAGPAGGRDTRIVTLATPAGESPRSAGAMSRTRGIGTRFRAPSPTSPGRLKEKTP; encoded by the coding sequence ATGAGCGTGACCTGCCAGCAGGCGATGGAAGGCGTTGGCGCGGGCGTCGCCGCATCCTTGCGCGCGGTCGATTGCATTGCCAACGATGTCACCACCCAGACGTTCGGGCGGCTGTTCGCCCCCGGCGGATCGCTGGTGCCGGTGCTCACCATCCTGCTGACACTCTACGTGGCGTTCTTCGCGATCAGCCTGCTGCTGGGCCGTTCCAACCTGGGCGTACGCGCGCTGGTGCCGCGCATGATCACCCTGGGGCTGGTGCTGACCTTTGCAACCAGCTGGCTGGCGTACCAGAGCGTGGTCTGGAACCTGGCCATCGGCGGGCCGGACTGGCTGGCGACCACGGTGACCGGCAGTGATGGGTCGGCCACAACTCTGTTCGCCGACAAGCTCGATGTGGTCTTCGCCGCGATCCAGCAGGCGAGCCAGGGACAGGAGGGCGATGTCTCGGCCTTCTCCCCCGCCGGGATCATGTGGCTCGGCGCGATGCTGCTGCTGCTCGGCACGGTGGGCGTGCTGGTGACGGCGCGGATCGCCCTGGCCGTGCTGGTTGCGCTGGGGCCGATCTTCGTGGTCATGGCGCTGTTCGATGGCACCCGCGGCCTGTTTGCGGGCTGGCTCAAGGGCGTGGTCATGCTCGCGCTGACCCCGGTGTTTGCCGTGATCGGCGGCAGCGTGATGCTGGAAATCGCGGTGCCGGTGCTCGGCTCGCTCAGCTCTGCGCCGGGGCAGATCAACGCTCAGGCCGCCATGGCGTTCTTCCTGATTGGCGCTGTCCATTGTGCGCTGATGGTGATGGTGATCAAGGTGGCGGGCACGATGGTCGGCGGCTGGACCGTGTTCGGCCTTGCCCGTGACAAGGCACTGCATGACGAGCGCCCGCCGGTGCCCGTCCTTCCGCAGGTCCCGCTGGCCCAGCCCGTCGCCGAAGCAGGGCAGGCGCAGGCGGCGGGCGTAGCCCAGAACCGCCGGATCGACGTGTCTGCCATGCCGGTTGCCATGCCGGCCAATGACAGCGGGCCGGGTGCAGCCGGACCTGCGGGCGGGCGCGACACCCGGATCGTTACCCTGGCTACCCCTGCTGGCGAGTCCCCCCGTTCCGCCGGGGCCATGTCCCGCACGCGCGGCATCGGCACCCGTTTCCGCGCGCCGTCGCCCACGTCCCCCGGGCGCCTGAAGGAGAAAACCCCATGA
- a CDS encoding TrbI/VirB10 family protein yields the protein MRLAMRLPAGKGGPGVANDVDPREVEEAEVIDLASRNAFPAVTQRKGLSDGAGLAAGVAAVGLIGAVVLWSMNSARLDPPQGVGGQQVAQGAAVPPPVPAAAITPTPQNAQAAVMPQADPAPSPVLAAQPGAFAQAAGNPYASPTVVYDASSVASPAGGTFAPPAQPGEAAAQSVGGGAGDFASRIGGVGGGTATARPMVDPTTTVTQGTLIPAILETAINTDVPGYVRAVVSQDVRSFDGKSVLVPRSSRLIGQYQSGVQGGQKRAYVIWTRLIRPDGASVNLSSPAVGFDGTTGLAGDVNNHFFRRFGSAMLLSVIGSIGTFASGGASVVLGGAGQSAASVAAQQDSQIGPTIRVRQGEPIRVFTARDLDFSQVPAVR from the coding sequence ATGCGTCTAGCCATGCGTCTGCCGGCCGGAAAGGGCGGCCCCGGTGTCGCCAATGACGTGGACCCGCGCGAGGTGGAAGAGGCCGAGGTCATTGACCTTGCCAGCCGCAACGCCTTCCCGGCTGTCACTCAGCGCAAGGGCCTGTCAGACGGGGCCGGGCTCGCCGCCGGAGTCGCGGCGGTCGGCCTGATCGGCGCGGTGGTGCTGTGGAGCATGAACTCGGCGCGGCTTGACCCGCCGCAAGGCGTGGGCGGGCAGCAGGTGGCGCAGGGCGCGGCCGTGCCGCCGCCCGTGCCCGCGGCTGCGATCACGCCCACCCCGCAGAATGCCCAGGCCGCTGTCATGCCGCAGGCTGACCCTGCGCCCTCGCCGGTGCTGGCGGCCCAGCCCGGTGCCTTTGCGCAAGCTGCGGGCAACCCCTATGCCAGCCCCACGGTGGTCTACGATGCGAGCAGCGTGGCCTCTCCGGCGGGCGGCACCTTTGCCCCGCCTGCGCAACCCGGCGAGGCTGCCGCGCAGAGCGTGGGCGGCGGCGCGGGCGACTTTGCCAGCCGGATCGGCGGGGTCGGCGGCGGCACCGCCACTGCGCGTCCGATGGTCGATCCGACCACTACGGTGACGCAAGGGACGCTGATCCCGGCGATCCTGGAAACTGCGATCAACACCGACGTGCCGGGCTATGTCCGCGCGGTGGTGAGCCAGGATGTGCGCAGCTTTGACGGCAAAAGCGTGCTGGTGCCGCGCTCCAGCCGGCTGATCGGGCAATACCAGTCAGGTGTGCAGGGGGGGCAGAAGCGCGCCTATGTGATCTGGACCCGGCTGATCCGGCCCGATGGCGCCTCGGTCAACCTATCCTCTCCGGCGGTCGGCTTCGACGGGACCACCGGCCTTGCGGGCGATGTGAACAATCACTTCTTCCGCCGGTTCGGCTCGGCCATGCTGCTCTCGGTGATCGGCAGCATCGGCACCTTTGCCTCGGGCGGCGCCTCGGTCGTGCTCGGCGGGGCAGGGCAGTCGGCCGCGTCGGTCGCGGCGCAGCAGGACAGCCAGATCGGCCCGACCATCCGCGTGCGCCAGGGCGAGCCGATCCGCGTGTTCACCGCGCGCGATCTCGACTTCTCGCAGGTTCCGGCCGTCCGCTGA
- a CDS encoding NUDIX hydrolase — MSTPPQAVQPDGIPAATVVVFRHGPAGGPPELLMLVRSRNMAFAGGAAVFPGGRVDEADRTLARTLGHEDEDEAAHRIAAVRETLEESGLAIGLTGQIDAVRAAHARMLLLEQGELAPVLAAMDWTLDLDALLPFARWHPINERIPRVFDTRFYLADLGTGAVDVTVDETENTRLFWVTAQQALARADAGELNVIFPTRRNLERLARFPDFPAAAQECAAIPVRKIVPFFEHRDGTPWICIPDDCGYPVTGEPIESAQRA; from the coding sequence ATGAGCACTCCACCCCAGGCCGTCCAGCCGGACGGTATTCCCGCCGCCACTGTTGTCGTGTTCCGCCATGGCCCGGCCGGCGGCCCCCCCGAACTGCTGATGCTGGTCCGTTCACGCAACATGGCTTTTGCCGGCGGGGCAGCGGTGTTCCCGGGCGGACGGGTGGACGAAGCAGACCGGACTTTGGCCCGCACGTTGGGGCACGAGGACGAGGACGAAGCCGCCCACCGCATTGCTGCCGTGCGCGAGACGCTGGAGGAAAGCGGCCTTGCGATCGGCCTGACCGGTCAGATTGACGCCGTCCGCGCGGCCCATGCCCGCATGCTGCTGCTGGAGCAGGGCGAACTGGCGCCGGTCCTCGCGGCAATGGACTGGACGCTCGACCTGGACGCCCTGCTGCCATTCGCCCGCTGGCACCCGATCAACGAGCGCATCCCGCGCGTGTTCGATACCCGGTTCTACCTCGCTGACCTGGGCACCGGCGCAGTCGACGTGACCGTGGACGAGACTGAAAACACCCGCCTTTTCTGGGTTACGGCGCAGCAGGCCCTTGCCCGGGCTGATGCCGGCGAACTGAACGTGATCTTCCCCACCCGCCGCAACCTGGAACGGCTCGCGCGTTTCCCTGACTTCCCCGCCGCCGCGCAGGAATGCGCCGCGATTCCGGTCCGCAAGATTGTCCCGTTCTTCGAGCACCGCGACGGCACACCGTGGATCTGCATTCCGGACGACTGCGGCTATCCGGTCACCGGCGAACCGATCGAAAGCGCGCAGCGGGCCTAG